One Aulosira sp. FACHB-615 genomic window, TGTCTATCCCTGAAGGCAGCTTAATCATGGGATCTCCAGAAAATGAACTGGAACGTTCAAGTACTGAAAATCCTCAACACCAAGTAACCGTTCCACAGTTCTTTATGGGCAAATACCCAGTAACGCAAGCCCAGTGGCAAGCAGTAGCCTCTCTGCCAGAGGTAGACAGAGAAATTGACCCAGATCCCTCTAGATTTACAGGAGAAAATCGTCCAGTTGAGTCAGTTTCCTGGTATGATGCAGTAGAGTTTTGCAATCGCCTCTCCCAACATACAGGAAAAAAGTACCGTCTTCCCAGTGAAGCAGAATGGGAATATGCCTGCCGTGCTGGAACCACCACCCCATTTCATTTTGGCGCAACAATTACATCAGAATTGGCGAACTACAGAGCCAACGAAGTTTATGGTGCGGGATTAAAGGGAAGGTGTCGACAAGAAACTACACCTGTGGGTAGTTTTAAAGTAGCTAACGCCTTTGGGCTATATGATATGCACGGAAATGTTTGGGAATGGTGTCTTGACGATTGGCACAGCAATTATGAAGGTGCGCCAACAAATGGCAGTCCCTGGTTAAATAAAAATGATAATTTCTCTCAAAATCAAGAATATCCCTTACTGCGGGGCGGTTCCTGGATCAATGATCCTGATTTCTGCCGTTCCGCGTCTCGTAACGACAGCACACGCGGCAACTGCCTCAGCAATATTGGTTTTCGTGTTGTGTGCGCTGTCGGGAGGATTCCTCAGTAGCCCTTTAACTTTTCCTCTTTTCCCATTTACACTTGTTCTTGAATCTATCCTTCTAATACTATTAATATAGTAACCTGTTGGTTGTTGATGACGGTAGTTGTACCAAGGTATGACTAGACGATTTGAAAATATATTACTCAAGAAACCAGAAACAAGAGAATGTGGAATGCCTCACAAGCTATTTCGCTTTGTACTTAACACCTTAATGTATATAAATAACCTCAGAGGGTGACAACCTACCTATAAAGTTTGCTGGATAAGGGAGAGGGCATAAAAACCACGCTGAAAATAGAGTCGTTTATGGGGTTTGAGGGCAATCAGACTGAGAACCCAATCTGCCCATAATTCCATCCCATAACGCCATCGTTGTCCGTAGAGTCCAAAGCTAAAGTGACTCTGGGGTGGGGTGAGGTCTTTGTGTGATTGGATACGACCAGCATAGATATCTATGCCTAATTTTTGCATCTGTTGCCCTTGCATGGTCGCCAAACAATAAGCCAGAGCAATCAACAAGACTAAGGCTAAAAAACGGGTGTCATTAACCTTGGTGTCTTCTAAGTTATAGCCACTTGTTTTATAATCCTTGAACATTTGTTCAATGCCCCAACGACAACGATAGACTGCCAATGCTTGCTGTAATGTTGGGAGGTTAGTTAAGATATACCAAGGTTCTTTTGCTCCCTGATTATTATATTTTCGTCTCCAATAGATCGCTAAATTAAATAGTCCGATTCCATCCCCTTTATTGCACCTCACTCCCTGATAAAATTTAGACATTCCTGGTTTGAATCCCAGATTTTTCAGGACTTGATACTCTTGATTCAATGCTGTTTGGAAATGCAGGTCTTTTTTCTGCCTCAGAGCGAATAATAAACCCCTGTCATCCAGCCATTGAGCCAGTTTAGGACTGTGAAATTCTCGGTCTCCTAATACTAAAACCGGATAATTTTTAAATAGAGTCAGCACCGTTTTTAGCAACCGTTTTTGAGCATGAAAATTACTGTTTCCTACCTGTTTTAATACTTCCCAATACAAAGGAAGCGCATGAGTTCCCCAGACTAAACTCACCATACATACATTTCTTCCCTTCCATTGAGTTCTGTCAATTGCAATTATCCAATATCCATATTTATGGTGTTTGAGTCTCTGGCGACGACGACGCTGCTCTCGATTTAAGTTTCGTCCCGTTTGTACTTGTCTTATCCAATATTTTATCAAGGGAAACCATAAAAGTTTGACATTGAGTTGAGGCAAGTTTAAAAAGCGTTGCAGGTTTCGCTTGCGACTGCCATATTGAATCGGTTGTGGAAACACACTCGCTAAAACGGAGAGTTTTACCTGTCGATGAACTTGTAGCAATAATAACAGAAGCTGTATGGTTATATACTGGCTTTCATTCAGATGGCCACGCAGGGTTTTTTGGTAAGATTCAGGAAACATATTTTTTCAGGGGAGTCACAACAGTACTCCCTATTTTTTGTCTTCACCATCCTCTCAAAGTTTTGTCCTGCATAGCTTATAGTTGCCTTGTCACCCTTTAAGATAAATAACAGGTTGTCGTTGGTGTGATGTCCGATAGGGAAGAATCTGGGCATCCAAGCTTGCAAACGAAGAGTCTAGTCAGCACCTGTGATATCGGCGACAATAGTTGTAGGTTCAAGGACTATTTGGGGGTTCAGTCTTCACTTACAATGTGGAGGCGAATTAATAAAAACTTAGAGGCGATATCAGCGTTTACTCAACTTCTCATGCCACACCATACCCAGTATGAGGACGCTTATAAGGTGGATGTAGCCCTAACACAATTTCTTCTTTTGTCACTCCCATATCCACAAGTTTCTCGGCTAAATCAACATCCGTCATATTGTGCTGAATCCAGATTTTGCCATCTTTAATATCTATATGAATAAAACAGTTATAAATCCGGTTCAAATCTTCCCAACCTATATCTATTAACTGATAATGGTCATGTTCTGTATCAAAAACTAACTGAGATTCAACGTTAGAGTTTTTCTCATTTAGAGTAGCTTCTTCTGTTAATAAATCTCGGATACATTGACGATAAAATTTTATTCTCTCCATTCAACAATTTCCTCCTTATTCGGCTCATAAATAATCAGCTTAAGTTCATAAATTTTTATCGCTTCTTGAACAAATATCTCTTGAAAGAAAGAGTTAAAAGTATCAAGCGGTACTGCCAAATAAATTATTCTATCGGGTTCTTTCATTTGTAGAGCCAGTCGATAGTTCAAAAACTGACCTAAAGCTAGATGAAAGTCAGAAATTACCGAACTGCTGACAAAGCTTTTGACCTCAACTGCAATTTTCCGTCCTGCTTTTTGGGCAGCGAAGATTTTTTCTGCTGCTAAATCAATTTCTAGCCTAACTTTATTAATTTTAATTACAAGTGGGTCGGCTGTAATCACCCACTGTTCTTTAATCAACGCTTGTCTAACAGCAGCGTAAACTACCTATGCTCACCGCAAGCGGTGAGCATAGGCTTTTAAGTAGCCCTGAACTGTCGGTGCTGAGTTCACAACACAAACAGTTCGAGCCTCCGGGCTGGTTTACAAGAACAGCCCCAATAGTAGCAATATTTTTTGCTCCATTAAAATCAGCATCACCACTCCAATAACAAGCTTCATTAGTACATTTGAAACGCTTGTCAGAACGCAGTCCAATATGCAGGCATTGATGGCAAGTTTGACTTGTCCAAGCCGGAGGAACAGCAATTACTTCTACTCCAAATTGGATGCCTTTGTATTCCAAGAAAGAACGCAACTGATAAAAAGACCAAGAGTTAGAACGTCTACGTTCTGTTTTACTTCTTGGCTTTTGATTAGTCCTTTCACGAATACCTGTTAAGTCCTCAATTGCCACTGCCGCATTATTTTTTAATGCGTCTTGAATTATAGACTTGCTAATGTTGTGGTTTAGCCATTGTTGAAATCTTCTCTCCTTGCCCGACAACCGTTTCAATATCTGCCTTGCCCTGCGCCGAGTAGACCTTGTGCCTTTCGTGGCTTTTTTCTGGAGAGATGCTCTTACTCTAGAAAACTTATCCCTAACATCGTTGATTTGCTTTCCATCCCACTTATCACCATTGCTAGTTACAGCAATATCTCTGCGACCAAAATCAACACCAATTACATTAGTTGATTTGATTGGTTCTGGTGCTTCGTCTTTAATTTGAATATGGATGTAGTAGTTGCCATCACGATGTTTACATAATTGTGCTGATGTTGGCTTTGTGCCTTTTAATTTACCTCTTTGGTAATTACCAGCATCAATTTTGATATGTTCTCTGCCATTCATCAAAGTTAGGCTAACAGTCCAGTCTTTCTCTCTAAATGAAAAAATTCTGGCATCATAATCAGCCGATGTTGGCTTAAATTCTTTAACTGGCTTGCCTTTAAGTTTTGCAGTTTTGCGATTAGCTCCAACCCTGGCGCAAGCACGAACAGCTAAATTTGCACTTAACCTAAACAAAGCACGAATCTCGTTATAGACCATATTTTGAATAGTGGTCTTACTGGTTATCTGAACCTTAACTTTCTGGTTAGCATAGTTACACGCATCAGCAAAAGCCTTTAATACCAGTTCAATTTCTTCTACCTGTTTTTGAGAGGGGTTGAGTTTGCAAACTAGCGTCAGCACTTGTTCCATGACTTCGACCTAATCACAGATGAACATAATACATCAAAATAGCTGTGTCACGTCTAAGATTGATTGTCAAAAACTCAACTGTTCCCACTCCCTCAACAACCTGCGGTTGCTATTGGTCGGGGAATGTTTCGTTTTTAACCTGCAATTCCTCTCAACACTGAACCCTATCGGGTTCAGTGTAAGCCTCCTTATGGAAATAGGTGAAATATATCTTTAGCTGCCATTTCTCCTCACACAAGTTTTACGACTTTCGGCATCCCAGTATTGTAGCTTGATGGAATGCCGCACTTATCTTAACAAAAATCATACTAGTCCAGACAAAGGCAATCGCTCTTTCTTATTAAGAAAATGCCAGCAGTAATTCTTGCGATGTCTAGAGTTATCTTTTTTCATATTCAGACTCCAAAACCCTAAGCAGCTTATCTTCCATATCAGTAAGATAAGGGCGATTGACCTTCCCCAACGACTGCAACAGATTTTTGACTGTCTCCTCCAGAGAATCGGAATATATTCGAGCAAGGCGATCGCAAATCTGCTGCATCTGTTGGCACTCCTGGGGCAGATAATCATACGACTTGAGATGCTGAACTCCAACCGTCAGTTCACCATCCCAAGTTTTTACAGTACAACTGAATTCGCCAACATGAGTCACAAGACCCCAACAGCCGCCCTTGCCCCGCAAATCAGGATTATCCTTGACTAAAATTTGGCAGACTTCGCCAATCTGGTAGGTGTTGGGTATTCTTGTACGCTCCATTATACGCTTTACTACATCAGTTACAATTCTGGCACTGGGAACTTTGCCCTTGGCAACTTGAACTGCCCGTTGCCAAACTTCAACCTGTTGCTGGGGTTCTAGCTGTGCGAGAGGGCGCACTTGTCCTTCGTTAGTCGGCAGGATTCGTGAACGATTAGGTCGAGTTGTGTCTACTTTCTCGTTTTGGGAACAATTTGTTCCCGTTTCATCGGCTTCCCTATTTTGGGAACAAATTGTTCCCATTGCTATGTTGTCAAATACTACAGAACCAGCTATTAAATAATTGACTCGGCGATGGGTGTATCCAAACCTATCCCGGCAATATTCCTCAAACGTGCGGTGCGTGGATCTGTATAACCTGCGATCGCGCAACTCCATTAATGCCTTGCCAGCCTCAAAAAATGCTCTCTCAACTCTGCGTTCAAGATGTAGGCGATCGCTTTGTTCTTCTGAGGTTAGCTCAGGTACTTCAACAGCCGTAACGTCGATGGTTACTGAAGCTGGGTTTTCTGAAGGGGCGATGTATGAGTTGGGGGATTCTGGGTTGCTGGATGTGGCAGAGGTAGATTTTGTGGGCTTATGGGGTGGGGTGTTCATGCGCCTACCTCTTTTAATTCAGTGATATTTGCTCAGAGTTGATCGCAAAGAGATACTGTGCATTTTTATTCAGGTGTATTTGTAGAACGTCTGGCTCAACAGCGACTTAATTCAAACATCACTCGGTAGCAGATTTTGAGGAGGACTTAACATCTGCTGAGGAAGGTTAATCATCAAACTGTACGCCTAAATCCACACCTAAAACTTCTTCTATTTTTCGCAAAGTTTCTTCAGCCATACCACCTAGAACAGCCTCAGCTTCTAGTTGATACCAATAGTTACGAGAGATGCCAGCTTCTTTAGCTAGTTGTGTTACTGGTCGTCCACTAGCTTCTCGTGCTTGTTTGATTCGCTCACCCAACCCAGGAATATCAATTTCAAGCTTAATAATTCGTCTAACTTTCACAGGCATAGTCGTAATCCCAATTCTATAAGTATATGTTAATTGTCAACTAAACACTTGACAAGTGTTAATTAACAAGTTTACACTTTAAACATAAAGAAAGCACTCCCGACCGCGAATCTGAAGTGCTTTCCGTCCTTATAGGAACCTAACAATCATGACATATCCAACTTATACCCAACAACAGCTACGCTGCAAATCCCTACCCCAGCTAAAGCGCATCCACAGCGAAATCGGCTGCACGCTCGAAGTAATCGACAGACGCTGCAAGGACGAATGGAGAAACGCGATCGCAGAATATCAATCTGCCCAGTTTCAGAAGATTGACGAACAGGACATAGCCCAAGGCGAGTTCGACCAATACATCGCAGATCAAGCCAATGCGATCGCACCAGAAGAATTAACAGTAACAGAAATCAACCCCCACCACTTCGAGATTTTTGCTGGTAAACAGCTAATCGCATACATCAGCTACGACAATGGCGAATTCGTCACCCAGCCTTGGGTAGTGATGGCGAACGGTGTAGAGATTTTCCGCCACAATACACAAGCATGGTGTTACCGCTTCATCACTTGGCATTACAAAGACAATACACTACCGTTACCCTTACCCGCACCAGCACAGTTTCCAGAAGTCCCAACAATTACAGAAATCTCATTCTACGACCAAGAAGCTTCTGTTGATGGTCAATTGGTGGCCAGCGTTAGCTTTGACCAGAACAACTACGAGGATTTGTACTGGCGAGTGCTGGTAAATGACGTTGAGATTTTCCGAGACACTACACCTGAGCGATGCCACAGTTACGTCAAACAGCAGTATCAGCAAGGCACATTACCAGTACAACAAGCATTTGAAGAACCATGCACCACTGGAAACGAAATCATGGTGCAGATTGCCACTGAGTGCGACAAATACGGCTTGGAACTGCTCGATGATGGGATTTATACCAGCAATGGAGAGAAACTAGGCGAAGCCGGCTTTACAGATGCCCTCTGGTGGTTTGCGCGAATCCATCAAAAGCAAACCTTTTGTGATTCTGCCGAGGATGCTGTGTGGCTGCTTCAAATCCCGGATGGTTTACCAAGCACTAACGAATACTTGCAATACCACCCGTTGGAGCAACTGTCGCCGGGGGAATTGCAGGGGTTGTTTGAGACTACGGCGTTAGTCGGGGTGTAGGGAGAAAGTGGGCTTTGATGCCCACCTGTTAGCTAACTGTTCTCTTGTTTCCATCAACTATACCCATCTGCATTAGGACAAACCTCCGTGATTTTTTCTCAATGCCTCACCAATCCCTTCATTCATAGCCAAAACTATGACTTGTGCAATCATCACCCTTGAAAGATGCTGGTATTTGTCGCCACCTTGGGGTCAACAGATGCCCTCGCTTGAAGTTCATTTGTCCGAGAAGGTTTACCTCACGAATAATCACACTTTCGGCTACTGCTGCGGGGTGTTGTGGCAGGAAGAGGGATGGGTTTATGCCGTGAATTGCGAACGCTCCATCACCTACGCCACCAAACACGAGATTATCGGTACTGGGCAAGTAAAGTCCACGTACATGAGAAAACCTGCGTTTGTGCTGGGAGATCGCGTCATGCTCCGTTTCGACAGCCATGCCACAAAGCAGCGTTTGGTTCTGGGGATTGTGCTGGTGAACAATGTTTGGTCTTACGTTGTCGAGCTAATGTCCCCGGCTTTGGTTCGACCACTGGCTGCACCTGCTCGTTTTCCGTTGGTGGGCAAACAGGATTTGATTCGAGTTCACATCTAACCGATTTTGAACAACAACCAAAAGGACTTAGTTATGTTGATACACTTTTGGCGCGATTCGGAAATTAATCAAATGGCTCAGGATGGGCAGATAGGAAAATACACCATCCCCAAGGGCTACGTGAATGGCACTCAAATGTGCAAGGCTAATGGTAAGTTTTTAGCCGACTACACCAAGCTCAAGTCTACAAAGCAGTATTTACAAGCACTTTCTAACGATATGAAGATCATCATATCGTCGCTGGTAATCGAAATCCAAGCGCATGGTAGCGAACAAAGCACTTGGCTTCACCCTGAAATTGCTGTTGATTTAGCTCGATGGGTTTCAGTAGAGTTTCGCGTTTGGGCTAACAGAACCTTGACAAAAATAATCGTAGCTAGTGAGGTAGAACCAATACCCGAACCAGAACCACCCAAAGCCATAGCTCCGTCTCACGAAGCTGCACAGTTAGCCATGATACTGGGTGAATTTGCTGGATTAGACAAATCCCTCACCGCGCAGTTAGCCGTTAATGCTGCCACTGCTGTTAACCCTGCCCTCAAGCCTGCTGCTGATGAACTCAAGACTGCGATCGCTCAAACGAATGTTGCAGATGACGCATTTCTAAATGCAACACAAATTGGTGAAGTGGTTGGAATGTCTGCAAGGGCTGTTAACAACTGGCTTGTACAATCTGGGCTGCAATACCGCACCCAGGATAAGAAAATCCCATATCGCCCTACTGAGTCAGGCAAACAATGGGGGCGTATGGTTCCGGCGTTGGCTAGATCATCAAATCAAACAGTTTTTCAACTGCGGTGGTTGCCCACTGTGACAAAGTTATTTCAGTAGCTTATTGCTTAATTATGAACGAACAACACATCAACGAAATCGGTAAAGAAATTAGCCTTGCATACATCTTCCACGAAGATTATGGCTATTTCAAAAGTACGACTGTTGCTCAATGGCTTGGTGTTGATTCTCTACCTGATTGGACTCACCAGACCATACTTGATTTGATTGCCATCGATTTCATTTCTGATGCTGCCACACAAGGAAATCAGAAGGCGAGACGGTTGATGTCTTATTTTATGCTGCATGGTGATTATTCAGGCAGACAAACAATTTTAGGAGGTAAAGCCAACCTAGATTCTTTAGAAAGTATTTTGACTGCCATCAATCTTCAAAAAGCGATCGCGCCACATTTTATTCCCCAGCTTGAAAATGAAGATTAGCACTCATCAAATAATCAAGGATAAAGTTATGCCTACTCAAAAAATCAAAATCACATCACACAAACTGCTAGACGAATTTGTAGCAGAATCCCTTGATTGGGAATTATCTACAGAAAGAGTAAACCAGACAGAATACCAGTACGACGCTGAAGTTACTTGGTATCATCCTGCTAATGTTGATGATTTTGATACCTGGGTTCAAGAGTATGGCCTTTGCCCAGCCTTCTCTACAAATTTCGCTCTCATTCAAGAGTTTATTCTACCCGTTTGTGATGCTCAGAATATTGTTGATTCATCACCCTTGAACACTTGCTTAAATTGGCTGAAATTCAAGGGATACGACATCGATTTTCAGCCGTGCAACTTTTGTAATGGCGAAGGAAATTTATTAAGAAGTTTGTACGTCCAAATCTTCCCAGAAAGAGCAAGCAAAATACCACCTGAAGCTATTTATGTGGCTTGCGATTGTTCTTTGGATGATGAATAAGATTACCTCGATTTAATAATAAAATAGTAGGAGGTTAACTGAATAAATAATATTATGATATGCCCCAACTGCGGAAGCCAAGATATTTACCGAAAGAACCCAACTGAAAGAACAGTATATTGTGACAGATGCGGTTATTCCTGGGAGGTAAAGCAACCACAAACCCCGCTATTGCGAGAGAAAGTTTACCAGAGTAAAGGGGCTATGAAAGGTACGCATTATGTTTCTGTTTGGTACTGTCCAACTGACACATCAAAATATTCTTTCGCTCTCATTTATGGGGCTGGTGTTTGTCAATTTAATGAGTTTTCTGATGACCCATATTTAAGCGGGATTTACGATAGTCCACAGGAGGCTTTGGAAGCGGGGATTGTGGAAGTAAGGAATAAGGATTAAGAAAGCCATTATGGACACAAAAGACTACTTAATCTACAAAGGCATTCTCTTAGAAATCAGGTGGATAGAACACCTACAGATGTACCACTGGATAGCTTATGCTTCTAACGAAGACTATCACAATAAAAAGAAGTTTGCAGATAGTCTAAAGCATTTGGGGTTTGAAGTTGAGGAAGCAGCGATCGCACTCGCAAAACAGGAAATAGATTTTTTACTGGATGATTATGATGACAAAAGATGAATGGCTTTTACAAGGACAAACATTATTCGGACAAGACAAGATGCGGTGGAAATTCAAGTGTCCCTCTTGTGGATATATAGCTACTGTTGCAGATTATAAAAAAGCTGGCGCACCGGAATCAGCCATTGGTTTTTCTTGTGTAGGTCGATGGCTAGAAGTACACAAAGAAGCATTTGATGACAAGGATAAACGCAAGATTCCTTGTGATTATGCAGGAGGTGGATTAATTAACATCAGTCATGTTGATGTTGATGGAATTAAAGTTTTTGAATTTGGGATTTAAACATGAAAGAACTTGGATTATTTCAAACAGATGCACTCATTGAAAAATTAGCCAAAGCATTTTATCGACTTCAAGGCTATGTAGTTAAAGATAACTACCGAATGCAAGACTCCACTCACCCGGCTGAAAAAGCTTGCGTGGCATTAGCGAAGCGGTAGCGAGTCTTCGAGCGTCTGGCGTTAGTTGCAATTGAGGAAGTCGAATTTGAACTAGCTGGTAATGACGCTGAAGAAGTGATTACTTGGCAGCAAGGGCAACCTTTAAGTGAAGACCACCAGTATTACTTCTGCAAATATGAGGACTTCACTTTAACACTACTGACTTCACCACATACAAATATGACTCGTGTAGAAGTTTATTTAGAGAAGTTGAGAATTTATGTTTGTGAAAAAGAAATTAGCCCCAAAGAAGCAACAGAAGAACTACAGGAATACTTAAGCACACTGGCTGCACAGTTTCAAACGATAAGTCAAATTGAATTTTGGGAGAACAATTCATGAAAATAGTAGTTCAAGTAGTAGAAAAAGTTTATCAGGAAGCTCACTTAGATATACCCGATGGACTGACAGAAGCAGGCATCAGACAAATCATTACAGACCGATATAATTCCGGCGAAATAACTCCAGATTTAAATATCTTTCAGGTTGATTTTGAATCCATCAGTGCAACGATTGTCCAACAACCGCAGGAGGTAGCATGACAGTCACACCATTATTAACACCCCAAAAGGCTGTTATTGAACCTGTCACCCGTCACCCTCTCAACTTCTACGAGTCTCCTTCGTGGTTCACTACAGAACTGCTGCGCCATGTCCCGTTGTCTGGTGTGATTGGTGAACCTTGTGTTGGACATCGTGCGATCGCATCATTACTCCAGGCATGGCCTTACACCAAACAAATGTGGACGAACGATATTGATCCACATAAAGCAGCTGATTACCATTTGGATGCAACGTTATCCGAGTCTTGGGCTAAGTTTCCAGAGTATGACTGGATCTGCACAAATCCACCTTATGCGGAGTTTGCTGCACCTATTATCAAAAATGCCTACCATAAAGCCCGTGTGGGCGTTGCGGCGTTCTTGTTGACCAGCTTTCTCGAACCCTGCGATGACCGGGCGGATTTTATGATGCAATATCCGCCTTCACTGGTGTTAACTCTGCCCCGCTTCTGCTTTCGCAAGGACAAGAGGGGTACTCGTTGGGCTACTGACAATATCACCATTTCCTGCTTTGTGTGGGACAAACGTGTAACCACGCAGCGCATTATCGTGCGTCCCAAATCTCAAATTGTTGGGTTTTACAAGAATCCCGAACAGGCTATTTCACAAGAACGGGCAGAAGAAATTGTACGGGCGATGTCCAAGGACAAGCCGCTTTGCGTCTACGCCATAGGGGAATTATGAAACAGATGACGCTATTTGATGAACCCACAACAGTTTTACCAGTCAATTACTATCCAGAGTTTCTCACTCTCGCGGAAGTTGACGAACTATATCAATATTGCCAACAACTGCAATGGCAACAGAATCAGATAAAAATGCTGGGCAAAACGATGCCTGTTCCGCGACTGGAATGTATTTACGGTGACGAGGGCTGTGATTATCTCTACTCCAAGAGCGTTTTACTCAAACCCCAGCCTTGGACAGAACCACTGGCACAACTGCGAGATAAAATCACCGCCGCTACTGGTTACAGCTTCCGTATCGTCATTGGCAATCAGTACAGAAGCAGCCAAGACAGTATCGGCTGGCATAACGATAGCGAGACTTCGATGGGGCTAAATCCGGCGATCGCTTCCATAAGTTTAGGTTCGGTTCGCAAATTCCAAATTAAGGCCATCGGAGGTAAGCCTACTGATTTCTGGCTGGAGCATGGGAGTTTGCTGGTGATGCTTCCTGGTTGTCAGACTACTCATCTGCATCAGGTTCCGAAGACCAACAAGCTTGTAACTACACGGATTAATCTGACTTTCCGACCGCACGTTGGGGGGAAATCCTAACTAATTGCTAATTAAAAGAGGAAAATTACCAGCAAATTAAGACTTTAATTTTCTCTTGGAGTGTCATCTGCTGTTTGGTAAATAGAACGCAATTCATCAATTGAAGTCGCTGTTTTTATACCTTCTTTAATTTTTCGTAATTGTTCAATGTCATAAATTTGGGAAACTTCATCCATTACAAAGAGTGAAGAAGCACCGAATTTAAGTTC contains:
- a CDS encoding IS4 family transposase; translated protein: MFPESYQKTLRGHLNESQYITIQLLLLLLQVHRQVKLSVLASVFPQPIQYGSRKRNLQRFLNLPQLNVKLLWFPLIKYWIRQVQTGRNLNREQRRRRQRLKHHKYGYWIIAIDRTQWKGRNVCMVSLVWGTHALPLYWEVLKQVGNSNFHAQKRLLKTVLTLFKNYPVLVLGDREFHSPKLAQWLDDRGLLFALRQKKDLHFQTALNQEYQVLKNLGFKPGMSKFYQGVRCNKGDGIGLFNLAIYWRRKYNNQGAKEPWYILTNLPTLQQALAVYRCRWGIEQMFKDYKTSGYNLEDTKVNDTRFLALVLLIALAYCLATMQGQQMQKLGIDIYAGRIQSHKDLTPPQSHFSFGLYGQRWRYGMELWADWVLSLIALKPHKRLYFQRGFYALSLIQQTL
- a CDS encoding element excision factor XisH family protein yields the protein MIKEQWVITADPLVIKINKVRLEIDLAAEKIFAAQKAGRKIAVEVKSFVSSSVISDFHLALGQFLNYRLALQMKEPDRIIYLAVPLDTFNSFFQEIFVQEAIKIYELKLIIYEPNKEEIVEWRE
- a CDS encoding VVA0879 family protein is translated as MMTKDEWLLQGQTLFGQDKMRWKFKCPSCGYIATVADYKKAGAPESAIGFSCVGRWLEVHKEAFDDKDKRKIPCDYAGGGLINISHVDVDGIKVFEFGI
- a CDS encoding alpha-ketoglutarate-dependent dioxygenase AlkB, which codes for MKQMTLFDEPTTVLPVNYYPEFLTLAEVDELYQYCQQLQWQQNQIKMLGKTMPVPRLECIYGDEGCDYLYSKSVLLKPQPWTEPLAQLRDKITAATGYSFRIVIGNQYRSSQDSIGWHNDSETSMGLNPAIASISLGSVRKFQIKAIGGKPTDFWLEHGSLLVMLPGCQTTHLHQVPKTNKLVTTRINLTFRPHVGGKS
- a CDS encoding helix-turn-helix domain-containing protein yields the protein MPVKVRRIIKLEIDIPGLGERIKQAREASGRPVTQLAKEAGISRNYWYQLEAEAVLGGMAEETLRKIEEVLGVDLGVQFDD
- a CDS encoding XisI protein; its protein translation is MERIKFYRQCIRDLLTEEATLNEKNSNVESQLVFDTEHDHYQLIDIGWEDLNRIYNCFIHIDIKDGKIWIQHNMTDVDLAEKLVDMGVTKEEIVLGLHPPYKRPHTGYGVA
- a CDS encoding formylglycine-generating enzyme family protein, encoding MEIVSIPEGSLIMGSPENELERSSTENPQHQVTVPQFFMGKYPVTQAQWQAVASLPEVDREIDPDPSRFTGENRPVESVSWYDAVEFCNRLSQHTGKKYRLPSEAEWEYACRAGTTTPFHFGATITSELANYRANEVYGAGLKGRCRQETTPVGSFKVANAFGLYDMHGNVWEWCLDDWHSNYEGAPTNGSPWLNKNDNFSQNQEYPLLRGGSWINDPDFCRSASRNDSTRGNCLSNIGFRVVCAVGRIPQ
- a CDS encoding RNA-guided endonuclease TnpB family protein, coding for MEQVLTLVCKLNPSQKQVEEIELVLKAFADACNYANQKVKVQITSKTTIQNMVYNEIRALFRLSANLAVRACARVGANRKTAKLKGKPVKEFKPTSADYDARIFSFREKDWTVSLTLMNGREHIKIDAGNYQRGKLKGTKPTSAQLCKHRDGNYYIHIQIKDEAPEPIKSTNVIGVDFGRRDIAVTSNGDKWDGKQINDVRDKFSRVRASLQKKATKGTRSTRRRARQILKRLSGKERRFQQWLNHNISKSIIQDALKNNAAVAIEDLTGIRERTNQKPRSKTERRRSNSWSFYQLRSFLEYKGIQFGVEVIAVPPAWTSQTCHQCLHIGLRSDKRFKCTNEACYWSGDADFNGAKNIATIGAVLVNQPGGSNCLCCELSTDSSGLLKSLCSPLAVSIGSLRCC
- a CDS encoding KilA-N domain-containing protein, producing the protein MLIHFWRDSEINQMAQDGQIGKYTIPKGYVNGTQMCKANGKFLADYTKLKSTKQYLQALSNDMKIIISSLVIEIQAHGSEQSTWLHPEIAVDLARWVSVEFRVWANRTLTKIIVASEVEPIPEPEPPKAIAPSHEAAQLAMILGEFAGLDKSLTAQLAVNAATAVNPALKPAADELKTAIAQTNVADDAFLNATQIGEVVGMSARAVNNWLVQSGLQYRTQDKKIPYRPTESGKQWGRMVPALARSSNQTVFQLRWLPTVTKLFQ
- a CDS encoding DUF1392 family protein; the encoded protein is MTCAIITLERCWYLSPPWGQQMPSLEVHLSEKVYLTNNHTFGYCCGVLWQEEGWVYAVNCERSITYATKHEIIGTGQVKSTYMRKPAFVLGDRVMLRFDSHATKQRLVLGIVLVNNVWSYVVELMSPALVRPLAAPARFPLVGKQDLIRVHI